In Silene latifolia isolate original U9 population chromosome X, ASM4854445v1, whole genome shotgun sequence, the following proteins share a genomic window:
- the LOC141617396 gene encoding putative disease resistance protein RGA1, with product MAQLGTQIAEKLITVIGTEFIKEICFMWGHKSKLEDLKDTISTIRDVLVDAQHQEELSNKTRNYIEKLKAVVYDADDFFDKFVTLAELKELSNDSNFSEKVRTFLSSSNPLSVAYAISQGVKKIRKKLDAVGLIANSNASFGIVVDCQPIRSKIQETCSYAYVSDVIGRENDLNETVDKLLSYSASQHDVSFLTVVGIGGLGKTTLAQLVFNDERVKTEFPIRLWACVSDQNGQEFDVKSILARILESASHERNYSSAMDIVQTKVGLILGGKKYLLVLDDVWNEDREKWLELRKFLMVGAAGSSILVTSRSKRTAEVVGNETMYELKGLSPENSWQLFEMTAFGAQGKHVDSPELVEVGKEIVKQCANVPLAIKVVGSLLFSQDKSKWQSFHDNGLGRINKGDNKIMSILKLSYRNLESPLKSCFAYCALFPKDFVISKRIVVRLWAAHGFILPFEEGQSIEDACEEYFTILLRRCFFQDVILNEYGEVVTFKIHDLMHDVAKNIAGNEICVMNCIPSNLEDKVRHLFHIGGEEKEITFTKSKVRSYVRHESESLFPLESLLGNWTCLRSLDLHDINIKTLPDSISKLMHLRYLDLSWNINLEALPNSITKIYNLETLDLSFCCGLKELPADLSKLVKLRHLDIAMCRWLRYMPSRMNKMTSLCTLTEFVVGDENSSKARCVGQLEDLLALVNLRGSITIHIRKNCGNNAMVDGSEGECRRLRNMKHLKEISIVFPLQINGMDFDHKPILEMLEPPPNIRVLELRSYLGDVLPARWVREGHWETFLPNLVKIYIRFCDRLQHLPSMRKFRHLKSLVIHNLTNVEYMEDMSICNSSSGSTSNSTSRVEEIIFFPSLKYLEMSGLDKLKGWWRGIGLDNGQNFNWQPSFTHLSHLSIKFCPNLISFPPCPTVKTLLLDKLNENLLMTLGSKVEIQDLGYLKSLPMEHIRSLTISENEIDDLSKLEEAFKSFSSLKRLAFFSCRNLKSLSIPSWKHLTSLESLKLGFIPELVLSDEDDLPWEYLRGSLRSLELASLPKLMTLPKGMQYLTSLESLSIKKCDNLKAIPEWISFLYSLKSLCISSCNNLRSFPEAMQNLASLQMLAISACPILIKRCEAPNGKDFPKIQHIPSISICET from the exons ATGGCCCAACTTGGTACCCAAATTGCTGAAAAACTCATCACAGTTATTGGGACTGAGTTCATAAAGGAAATTTGTTTCATGTGGGGTCACAAATCTAAACTAGAAGACCTCAAAGATACCATCTCCACTATTAGGGATGTGCTGGTTGATGCACAACACCAGGAAGAGCTTTCCAACAAAACCCGAAACTATATCGAAAAGCTCAAGGCTGTTGTTTATGATGCTGATGATTTTTTTGACAAGTTTGTTACTTTGGCTGAGCTGAAGGAGCTTTCCAATGACAGTAATTTCTCTGAAAAGGTTCGCACCTTCTTATCTTCTAGTAACCCTCTTAGTGTTGCATACGCAATTTCTCAAGGAGTtaagaaaataaggaagaagctAGATGCTGTAGGACTTATAGCTAATAGTAATGCTAGTTTCGGAATCGTAGTGGACTGTCAACCCATCAGGAGTAAAATACAGGAAACTTGTTCTTATGCATACGTAAGTGATGTTATTGGAAGGGAGAATGACTTGAATGAAACTGTAGACAAGTTGCTTAGCTACTCTGCTTCGCAGCACGATGTTAGTTTTCTTACTGTCGTCGGTATTGGAGGGTTGGGGAAAACAACTCTTGCTCAATTGGTGTTCAATGATGAAAGAGTTAAAACTGAGTTTCCAATTAGGTTGTGGGCATGTGTGTCTGATCAGAATGGGCAAGAATTCGATGTGAAATCGATTCTTGCTCGGATTCTTGAATCAGCCTCACATGAAAGGAATTACAGCTCTGCAATGGATATTGTGCAAACCAAAGTTGGATTGATATTAGGAGGAAAGAAGTACTTGCTTGTTCTAGACGATGTATGGAACGAAGATCGTGAGAAGTGGCTTGAGTTAAGAAAATTTTTGATGGTAGGTGCTGCAGGAAGTAGCATTCTGGTAACTTCTCGTTCTAAAAGGACTGCAGAAGTGGTAGGAAATGAAACTATGTATGAGTTGAAAGGTTTGTCCCCTGAAAATTCGTGGCAATTGTTTGAGATGACGGCATTTGGAGCACAAGGTAAGCATGTAGATTCGCCTGAACTAGTTGAGGTTGGTAAAGAAATTGTCAAACAATGTGCTAATGTTCCTCTGGCAATAAAAGTAGTCGGAAGTCTGCTATTTAGCCAGGATAAAAGTAAGTGGCAATCCTTTCATGATAACGGGTTAGGCCGAATTAATAAAGGCGACAATAAGATTATGTCAATTTTAAAACTTAGTTACCGTAACCTTGAGTCTCCATTAAAGAGTTGTTTTGCTTATTGTGCATTATTTCCTAAGGATTTTGTTATAAGCAAGAGGATTGTAGTTAGGCTTTGGGCAGCACATGGATTTATTCTGCCATTTGAGGAAGGTCAAAGCATAGAAGATGCTTGTGAggaatatttcacaatcttattGCGAAGGTGTTTCTTTCAAGACGTAATCCTGAATGAATATGGTGAAGTTGTGACATTTAAAATTCACGATCTGATGCATGATGTTGCTAAGAACATAGCAGGGAATGAAATCTGTGTGATGAATTGTATTCCAAGCAACTTGGAAGATAAAGTTCGTCATTTGTTTCACATTGGAGGCGAAGAGAAGGAAATCACTTTTACTAAGAGTAAGGTCCGCTCTTATGTAAGACATGAATCCGAGTCCTTGTTTCCATTGGAAAGCTTATTAGGAAATTGGACATGTCTGAGGTCTTTGGACTTGCATGATATAAACATTAAGACTTTGCCTGATTCTATAAGCAAATTAATGCATTTAAGGTATCTAGATCTCTCGTGGAATATAAATCTCGAAGCACTGCCTAATTCAATCACAAAGATATACAACTTGGAAACATTAGACTTAAGCTTCTGCTGTGGGTTGAAAGAGTTGCCAGCCGATTTGAGCAAGCTGGTGAAACTGAGGCATTTGGATATAGCTATGTGCCGCTGGCTGCGTTATATGCCTTCACGCATGAACAAAATGACAAGCCTTTGCACATTGACGGAGTTTGTTGTGGGTGATGAAAATTCAAGCAAGGCACGGTGTGTTGGGCAGCTAGAGGACCTCTTGGCCTTGGTTAATCTTAGAGGAAGCATTACTATCCATATTCGTAAAAACTGTGGAAATAATGCCATGGTTGATGGCAGTGAAGGAGAATGTCGGCGTCTAAGAAACATGAAACATCTCAAGGAGATATCCATAGTTTTTCCTCTACAAATTAACGGAATGGATTTTGACCACAAACCAATTTTGGAGATGCTAGAGCCACCACCTAATATCAGGGTGTTAGAGTTGCGGTCATACCTAGGTGATGTGCTTCCAGCTAGGTGGGTAAGAGAAGGTCACTGGGAAACTTTTCTTCCAAACCTAGTGAAGATTTATATCAGGTTTTGTGACAGGTTACAGCATCTGCCATCCATGCGCAAATTCCGCCATCTGAAGTCACTGGTAATCCATAATTTGACAAATGTAGAGTACATGGAGGACATGAGTATATGCAATAGTAGTAGTGGATCAACTTCCAACTCAACATCAAGGGTAGAAGAAATTATATTCTTCCCTTCCCTTAAGTATCTTGAAATGTCGGGCCTCGACAAGTTAAAAGGCTGGTGGAGAGGGATCGGGTTGGATAACGGGCAGAACTTCAATTGGCAACCATCTTTTACCCACCTTTCACATTTGTCAATCAAGTTTTGCCCTAATCTGATATCATTTCCTCCTTGCCCAACGGTGAAAACTCTGCTTTTGGACAAGTTAAATGAAAATTTGCTCATGACATTGGGAAGCAAGGTGGAAATTCAGGACTTGGGTTATCTCAAATCACTCCCCATGGAACATATTAGAAGCCTTACTATCTCTGAGAATGAGATTGATGATTTATCAAAGCTCGAGGAGGCATTCAAGAGCTTCTCTTCCCTTAAACGGCTTGCGTTTTTTTCATGTAGAAATTTGAAAAGCCTTTCTATACCAAGTTGGAAGCATCTCACATCCTTAGAGTCACTTAAACTAGGGTTCATTCCAGAATTGGTATTATCCGATGAAGATGACTTGCCTTGGGAATATCTTCGTGGAAGTTTGCGATCGTTAGAATTAGCATCACTCCCGAAGCTCATGACTCTGCCTAAGGGAATGCAGTACTTAACCTCCTTAGAGAGCTTGTCAATCAAGAAGTGTGATAATTTAAAAGCGATACCAGAATGGATAAGCTTCCTGTATTCTCTTAAATCCCTTTGTATTAGCTCCTGCAATAACCTGAGATCATTTCCGGAAGCCATGCAGAATCTCGCCTCCCTACAGATGCTCGCGATTAGTGCCTGTCCAATACTAATAAAAAGATGTGAAGCTCCAAACGGAAAGGACTTCCCCAAAATTCAACACATTCCCTCTATTTCTATCTGTGAAAC TTAG